The genome window tgtacatatacatgCTGTGGTGGTATTGATGTTGGTGCACAGTGTGATACTTTGTGTGagttttttctgtctcttgtaTTATCTGCTGGTTTCCAACAGGTGTGTGATGAGAGATGAAACTCAGATAAAATTTTGTTATTCAGCCGATaaaggctgagagagaaactCTCTTAacgaagagagaggagagctaTGAATGAACAAGGGGCAACTGTGTTAAGGACAGCTGTTAGTCTCTGATGACAGATGAGATTGTATGAAGGAGTAAGATTATATAAACCATTataatatctttatttttgtgtttgtgtgcagcctGCTCTGTATTCGCTCTTCAGTCATAATGTGGCACATTTCTGTCCTGGAGTGCACCGACCTGCCGAGTGAAGCTGATGTATTTAAGCTAGAGCTGCAAGATGGATTTGTTTAGATAACGGATGCTCTGCCTCCTGCTCCTGACATGCTGACCTCAGATAACCTGCAGCAAACGTACGCATATGCCTGAGCCTGCAGTAATTACTCATAAAACATGAGTTGACGACTCCGAATCTCCAGTGACATTAAGGCAGTGGCAGTCCTGATCGTCAAACCTTGTGACAGCTTCATGCATTGCAATCCCATGGAAACGCTGGAGATTGTTATATAAATGTGTTGAGATGGGAAACTTTGCTTGTGATGGTCCATTTGTAGGAAGTCTCACTATCATAACCAATAGGGCAGAGTTCTTTGCAGAATAATGATGCCTTCATATTCTGACTGCTTCTGGTTTGAAGGAGCAACTTCCGGCTTTTGgcttcaaattcaaattttacCTTTTCAAAGCATGTGCACAATTTTGCATATCTTGCTTAATCTTTTGGCATAAATCAACATGACATTATCACCTTGTCAAACTAGATGTACTGCAATAAATGATGTGGCCCCCCTCTAGTGGTTATTTAGTCATGTTGCCACCGTCTTTCATGGGTTTGCTTCTGCTTAGTCACCAGGGAGGAATTTGTTGGGTTGCCAGGCGTGTCTGCCTGGAGGGAAAAGTCATCTGACAGAAGAacgagaggaagagggggggtgtgctttttttttttttaaccttaaaCCAGACCCAGTCTGGGTGCAAGGTGCTTCTCTGTTTGTAACTTCCGCACATACGTTGCACAGTTGTAGACCTCTCACCTAGCCATGCTTTCAGTAGCTACAAAGCTAAGAGCTCACTGAGtgataaatacacatttttttcttgttatgcAGGCGAGCCAAGGAAGTATGACCCGACCTTCAAGGGCCCGATCCAAAACAGGTGAGATAGAGATGTGTTCTGGCTTTTTATTGGGTGTAAGTGGCtacaaaaagtttttttcaacCCTTAAAGCGTTGCTCTCTCAATTCTAGGGGCTGCACAGACATCGTGTGCTGCATCCTATTCATTATTGCCATACTGGGTTATATTGCAGTGGGAATTCTCGGTAAGGAAACAGCACTGCAGTTTGGtttacctttttaaaaatggcaaCCTATAGACATACAAAACCCTTTTGTCACCTTTCCTTTCTATTTTTGTGCTTCCAGCCTGGTCACAGGGTGACCCCAGGAAAGTGATCTATCCCACCGACAGCCGAGGCCAGTTCTGTGGGCAAGCTGGCACCCCTCTCGAGTGAGTTGCTTTTCCAAGTATAGATTATAATTACCCCTGTTTCTCTGCTGGAAATGTTCTGCTCACTTTGAGCACTTCTTTTGTAAGCGTTTTCTTCCTCTGACCATGTTGCGTGTTTTAACAGGAACAAGCGGCTGTTGTTCTACTTCAACATCATGAAGTGTGCCAGCCCCATGGTCCTCCTGGAGTTCCAGTGCCCGACCACACAGGTGTGAACTCCACTCTTCTCTCATCATGTATTCACTGGCGACGTGAAacttgttttgttgtatttacattttcccAGCTGTAAGCAactcctccatttcctgtttgcattGCTCTGTGGGACGAAAATGTCCCTCAACAGCACACTCAAGAGGTGGTTTTAGTCTGAATTCTGTTTTGAGTTTACTTTATTTTGCGATTTTTCCCAGTATGAACTCTCCAAACTCTAAATCTGCTTAGAATTACAAAGTATGATATCGATTTGGGACTCGGCTGTTGCTTTAGTTTTCTCCGTTATTACCATCATTTGAAAAATGGTTTGTCTTGGCATTCAGTctccctgctgtgctgcattttTCTATCCACAATTTCAACCAGTGAATGCTTTTCCTGCACTCCATATAACTGTCCTGCTGTAAATGCTGCCTCCTCCTTAGATGTGTGTCGACAAATGCCCCGAAAAGTTCATGACACTACTCAAAGCCTACAGCAACAAAAATGACTTTGACTACTACAAGCAATTCTGCAAGGAGGGTGTGACTAATACAATGGTGAGTTTCAAGCCTGAATTTAAGCCTCCTGGAAGCCTCTTCCTTTCTGTAATATCTCAGTTGTTTTGATTGTCCAAAGGTTTCCACACGCCTGCTCATCTCTTTTGGATGTACTGTGTTTCAGGGTGTAACAGAAATCCTCAGATTAGGTCTCTGTCCTGCCATGCTGACCCCCAGCAAGCCCTGTGAGTTGGATCTCTATCGATCCATCGATCTAGAAAGTTCTGACGTATAAAAATTGACCAGCCTTGTTGtaatttttctgcatttcttctACCTTCCTTCAGTCACTCGTAGGTGTTTCCCAGCTTTGGGCCAGAAAGGAGGGGTGATAACTGTTGGAAACAACTCTCATTTTGATGATGGAAGCGGAAACATGAGAGATGCTAAGGATCTTGTGGATGGAGTCAAGTGAGTATATCACAGAATAATACTGTTCTGTCCCAACCCGCCCCACGACATGTTGCAAATAATACCTGACGAGGAATTCCATCGCACTTGAACCGATAAATAAGCAGGAATCTCTCCACAGGAATGCCACCGTGGTTATTGAGGCTCGTCAGGTGGTCATGAAAATCTTCGAGGATTACACACAGTCCTGGTACTGGATCCTGATGTAAGTCGccatttgtaatttttttccccctttgatCCAGTCTGTCTGAAGGAATGAAACATCAGCTGGTTTCacccctcactctctctgtgcttACCTCCCCTCCTCTATCCATCAACTCTCTCCAGTGGGTTGGTTATTGCTATGGTCACCAGCCTGCTCTTCATCATTCTCCTGCGCTTCCTGGCGGGAATTATGGTCTGGGTCATGATTGTCTTGGTGATACTGGTCATAGGATATGGTAAGGGTCAAAGCCATTATCTTTGTCATAGCCGCCTCGCAGTAGTTCAGCACTCCAGGGGCCTGTTTCAGAAAGCAGGTTTAACAAACTGAATGTAACGTGTTTTCTACAACTGGTGATTTGAGTTAGTTCAGTGAACAGAGTGTGTTTACTCTGATGCTGTGTCCCAGTTCCATATTACATACTATTTGTATTCGATATAAACTACATACTATACTCTATATAGTATCTTACTTTGACTGTtggttgaaaaataaaaaataacctATTTTACTGTTCCATGCAAAAAGGAAAGGGTACAGTACTCGTGCTGTCAAACTCCAAACATTGTTTCCTGCGACGTTCCTGCAGCTTTTTACTGCCAgacacagtttttaaaaaatatgaaaatgtagcAAATCTCAAGTTTTCACTTGCTCACATCACAATACGAGGCCAAGTACAATAAACAAGTGAAATTAAGTATTTTGTCCTCCTTGACTTGAAAACTTGATGTGCTACCCTTTCATATTTTTTGGAATATGCTCACTGGATTTTAGGTTTAGCACTCCACTGAGAGTCCCACTGTTGAAGTGCAACCTCGTTTTCCAACGCAATTCTTTTTTTGGGATTTTTCCCAGCTGTGAGCAGCCCCTCCATTTCCTCTGTGCATTGCATTCTGGGAGAACATCTGGGTTTTTTTAGTATCTGTACTGACTACTTTGATTATAGTTAATTTTGTCACTTTGCCAGTGTGAACACACTTCATGCTCAACCTGGTTTGAATTAACATGTAATATGATATCGGAAATCATCTTGAGTGAAGCGCATGTAGCACAAAGCAACAAAATCAACAGAGCTCTGATACTAagattcaccatggcaacaggtgAATAACCTCCATTTTAATCCAGTGGAGCTAAAGATGTTCTTTCAACTGTTAGTTCACCTTTTTTGCCTGTTCGACATTTTATTCAGCACAATCCACTAATTCGTTTACCAGATTTCCAGAGCAGATGAAGAAATCTACATCCATGAGCTTTGCAGCATATGAGAGAACACAAAAGAATATTCTTCCTCACTATAACTTGAATTCCTCACTGTtccctgtctcactctctgtgtcGCAAACCTCCTCGTGCACCAGGTGCTACATATCATGCAGCTCCCTCCTTAAATGTGCTGTCATGTGTGAGTCAGACCTACTGTACGTCCGACGATGTTAATATTGTTTCTGCAATGAATTACAAAGCAGTTCTTTGTTACAGCTGTCAAACACCAAATAGTAAAGTTACACTCAAACTTCATAGTCagatctgtctgtcagtgtcctccCAGCAGCCACAAAAAAGTGAAAGTTATTTTAACAGTAATCCTTTCATTGTGTCTGCCGAAACAATACAAGCACTCATGAGGAAGTTACACCTGGAGTCTTatctttcctcccttcctccagACGTACAGCGAGTGAAAAGATAAGGGCTTCTCACAGGGAGGAGGATGCACCGAAGGTCAAACTAACCTGTgtggaaaaacaggaggagatGAGACACAGGCGTACTACACTATGCCTATTACAGCAGCTTATTTCATGGCTAAAAGGGGCTTATGGAAAAGATTGCTGTCAAAATATGAAGAAGAAgctttaaaagcagcaggaacaaacagCTTCAGACTCACAGGAGTGGAGCAGGTTACTGTAGCTTTACAGAGTAAGACActtagattagataagactttattgatctcacaatggagaaattcactacAGCAACTGACTCAGAGGTGAAGTGATTTGAGTTTCCCTCAACTCCTCAGTTTTCACTGAACCTACTTTCTGGAAAAGACCCCTGATGTTTTTAGCCCAGTTTacgtttttaaaaagtgctgttgttttcatgcacacacattagaAGATTTTTATATCGTATTTTTTGTTTCTGGTTTGTtgcagtgtttccattttaatgaATCTAGTTGTTTCCTATTGCCATTTTgaaagtttgtttgttctgtggCGTGTTTGTTGTCGCTCTTTAGGTATCTTCCACTGCTACATGGAGTACGCTGCCCTGAAAGGAGAAGCAGGAGCTGATGTGACTTTGCAGGAACTGGGCTTCCAGACAGACTTCTCCGTCTACCTGCAGATCAGACAGACCTGGCTGGCCTTCAGTCAGTACACAGCACATAATCTACACGCTTGTACATTCTGACATGTCGCCGTGAAACTGGGACACCCAttccacctctccctctgccaCCCTTCTCCTTTAGTGATTATCCTGGCCATTGTGGAGgtcatcatcatcctgctgcTCATCTTCCTCAGGAAGAGGATTCTCATTGCTGTTGCTCTCATCAAAGAAGCAAGCAGGTCAGACTTCACATTAGAGCTGTAGGCACTTttagaggagaggatgagaggagcgGAAAAACAGATCAATGAAAGTTAAGATGTTAAATAGTTTGACTGAAAAGTCATTTTGGTCCTCATGGTAATGGATTAAAGTGTCAGAGTGTTGGCACAGGTACCGATGAAGTAATTGAAATATAACCCATCGTGATGATAGATGTGGggttttgggtttgtttgttttttttgcttggtTGTGATGCTGTCGTTGTGTTTACAGAGCCATTGGACATGTGATGTCTTCCCTTTTCTACCCACTGTTCACTTTCCTCCTGCTGGCCATGGTCATCGCCTACTGGGCAGTTACTGCTGTGTATCCTTTCACCTCACTGTCAGTCAGAGATATTCAGGGTTGACTATAGTCAAAAACGTTGGAGCAACAGCTAGAGAAAATGAATACCCAGCAGCACTTGTGTAACTGTCCATGAACCAGGCATTTAACCACCATCTACAGTGACTGAGTGCTTTCAGAGGAAATAACTCTGTTCTATTAAAGACATTAAAGATGAGTAACAGCTTGAAATATGATATATGACAAGACATtttgtgacatgtcaaaatataACCAATCCTTGCCTTGACAAACAACAGTGGCTGTGGTAATGGAGGCAGTTGTCAGCTCtgagtaattaaaaaaatgtacaaagcAACGATCCATTTCATTTGGAAAGCCAGGCCAGACGGCAGAGTGCAACATGGCAAACTTTAAAGAATTCAATCCAAATGTCCAGACTTGTGGACTGAACCCCTGCAGACTTCTGTCATACATACACTGACACGTTTGTTGTCATCATGAGGGctcagtgtttttcatgcataTGAGTCAataattacattacaaacactGGTTATTTATGCAGGATGTGTTCAGGGCCTGCTGTTTTACATAGCTGCCTAACACGGCTAAAACTGGTGTGTCTACGCATATTTTGGGCAGGCTGAGACACTTCCTGGGAACAAGTTTGTGAGTTGACGAGTGTGGTGAAGTCTGGACTTTTGGATTTAACTTTAGTGTTGCAGTAGGCAGCTGCTAGATGCAGAAGCAGAAATACATAAAGGCACATGTGGGTAAGTAATTAAGCTCAGGTGGGGGAGCCCATCAGCCATTAATGTGAGGTTTTGGACACTTTAAACAAAACAGGGAAGCCCAAATTGCTCTCAGTATATGTGTGGGAAACATGTAAGTGACTCTGGACCAATGTGTGccaaaaatgaatgtaattaagGCAATGTCGTAATAGTGGGCTGTTGATTGAGGTTGGGATATGCAGTCATTTATAGTCCATATGAGCGTTGTCCTTGACAGCACTGATCAGCTTCTTGTCTACCTCAAATGAACCCATCTACAAAGTTTTCAATGAGACGGAATGCGAACACTCGAGAGCAACGTGTGACCCAGCGGTaagttttctcattttatttataactgAATGTTGGAACCTCTAggcagcatttttttattttactacaGTACACCTCTGTTCATTAGTTGGCATTCTGAACCCTGAATCCCTTAAATCTTCACTTGTGAATGTGGTTTTTTGCCCTCATAACAGAATCTGCTTGTCCAACTCTTACCTTAATGCTATTTGGTGCCATCACACAAGATAGAAGTTCTCTGAATttcctgtgtatgtgtgtgtgtctgtctgtctgtctacactGTCTCTACATAACCTGTATCTGTGCTCAGAACTACACGACCAGTCCCATGAAAGCGAAGTGCCCTGACTCTGAGTGCCTTTTTGCCTTCTACGGTGGAGAGACTATTTACCACAAATACCTGATCGGCCTGCAGTTCTACAacgtcttcctcttcttctggtGTGCCAACTTCGTCACGGCTCTGGGACAGATGACCCTGGCTGGGGCCTTCGCCTCGTACTACTGGGCCTTCGTCAAGCCGGATGACATGCCTGCCTTCCCGGTGTTTTCTGCCCTAGGGAGATCTctcaggtgtgtatgtgtgtgagggggaaGTTTGGGTACATCTCACACCTAGCATTTGTGGATTTTCATCTATGTTGACTCCCTTGTgattatctattttttttttcctttaacaatAGATTGTGTTTCATTAGTTGGTCTTTCAGCTGACAGACATGACGTATAGCACATGCTGTTCTCATGCCTTGTTTGAAAGCCACTTGTATCTCGTTTTAGGTATCATACAGGAACTTTAGCTTTCGGCTCCCTTATCCTCTCAATCATTCAGATCATCAGGGTTTTGCTGGAGTATCTGGACCACAAGCTGAAAGGTCTGGTACTGTTTTTGACTACAGTTTGGCTACAATCCATAGTCCATCGTCTATCTGTTTGTTAAGTAGTGACATGCAAAAATCGCAAAGTTCAGACATAAATCTGTATTGTCCAACACTGGAGACCTGGAGTGCCTGTCTCCAGTGTGgattaaatgttcatttatcTGTTAATCATCATTCACAGGAGCCAAAAATAAGTGTACCAAGTTCCTGTTGTGCTGTCTGAAGTGCTGCTTCTGGTGTCTGGAGAAATTCATCAAGTTCCTCAACAGAAACGCCTACATTATGGTATGTGGTTTGTTCACTCATTTCACAGCACCCAGCCCCTCATTAAACTCGAAATGTatttgtgatgctgtgtgcTTGAATGTAATGAGTGTATTTGGCTGCTAGGTGGCAATTTATGGCAAAAACTTTTGCACCTCTGCCAGAGatgccttcctcctcctcatgagGAACATGATCAGGTGAGCGTACATGGCGTTTGCTCTTGTAGAGTTTtcacaaatgtaatgttttttcatgtttaatttcatGTGATTGGCAGTTTCTTTTCTGCAGAGGATAAATTATTCTCTGTGCTCCCTCAGGGTGGCGGTCTTGGACAAAGTGACAGACTTCCTCTTGTTTTTGGGCAAACTGCTCATAGTTGGGCTCGTGGGTGAGTCTGGTTATTTCACCTTCATTCTTCATGCTTGAATATGTCATTGGCCATGTGCAGCATTTTAGACTAGAGAAGCATTTTCTGGAAAAAATGCATGTGATAtatgtgatttgatttttttccctttcatgtATTTAGAAGGACAACAGACATCAATCAACATTTCTGTTGGCTGGCTAATTTTCAACTTCAACAATTTATAATCCTAACTTTATCATGATATGAAACACTGATCTGAAAGTATTGGCTGAGTTACTGATGCAGTGAGAGTAAATGGAAGTTTTAAAACACTCGAGCGTTAGACCTCTATGCATTACAGTTTAAACTCAAACTGCTGATTTGTGTCACCATCACGAGCTTCTTCACAGTCAGTCGCTGTATATCATGAAGGAAGTCCTCTGCAGAGTTTGTGCTGTATGCTAGCAGCTGTTTACCAAGGATTTAATATGATTTGACAAATGTAAGTGTGAGGTTTCTATGGTCTGTCCTCCACAGGGATCTTcgccttctttttcttctctgggAGAGTGAAGGCCTTTGAGAACACAGCTCCCAATCTCCACTACTACTGGGTACCCATCCTGGTGAGTCCAAGGCGCctttttttcccaggaaaaacattatcaaagcaaaacacaacaggatTGTTGCGTAATTCTTTTGTTccagcttttttgtttttgttctgattCATATGTGCGTTATGAATGAAATGCGAGCGTGTGGTTCTTGTCGTCCTCACCAGACTGTGGTGATTGGCTCCTACCTCATTGCCCATGGATTCTTCAGCGTGTACGCCATGTGTGTGGAcactcttttcctctgtttctgtaaGTAGCACCTCACCAGCCGTTGTCGACTTCCATATATTAGTTGGACATTGTCCACACAAGTGTCAGATGGACTGAGCATTGCAGATATGTTGCATTGAAGGCAGGACTCAATGTAAAAAATGCAAAGCTTAATAATGAAAACTTTCCTCGTTTCTTAAAGTCTCACATTCTTTTGGTGTCGGGCTGTCACTAATTCTAAATTGCATGAATTTGGTGTGCCACACTTCAAAATTTCACCACCATTTCAAAATAACAGTCTGTGGCCTACAGtatgtgaatatgaatattgCTGCTGCATGGTGTTGAACTGTCTGAAATGCCTGTGGGTGCCTTTGCTTGCTTGCTATttgactttctttctctttgtctctcccttctttttttctcacgTCCCACAATTCACCACCTCCCCTCCCACTGGGCCTATAACACCTTGTTTTACCTTGATTTAAATACTAATTTTCTGTTCcattcattaacacacacaaatacacacacacacacacacaaacaataaggTGAAGACCTGGAGCGCAATGACGGTTCAGCCGCAAGGCCTTATTACATGTCGTCAACTCTTCATGAGATTCTGTGGAAGAACAAGGCTGAGGATCCGTCTCTGTCTTCTGCTCAGCAACAGGATGATGAAGACGTCCAGTTGAAACAACAGCAGGCACAGGAGGAGGACGCAACTTAGAGGCGTTTTGTGGGCAAACACACTGTTTTGAACGCTGAAATACGGGCATGACAAAATCCATGAACACTTTTTGACTGTTATAGTTAAAAAATAGTCTTAAATTATGATTGTAAGGAGCTGGTACTTTGTTGTTGCTCATTGGAAATTCATCTTTGCACCTAACCCACTCATCTCACAGAGGCAGATTGTAGGACGGCTACCGATCACCGTGCCTCAATTTCCTTGACTCACAGCTGAGTGGTGCCTGTTTCCTTTCAGCTCATCTGTCCTTCAACACAAGGAGACATGGGAACATTATgttaaacagctgttttgttgatTGACCATTTGCTAAACCCCTCCCCCAAACAGTGgctgtccaatcatagcttagcaactaTAACTAGGCACAGCAGGGTtttcaagctttggatttctccacatgcAGAGGTGGTGTGCATGTGGAGATTTTATCAGTCGTTAGCATGtttggctaactagcttactaccTACCACACTAACCCATTGTTAGTTCCATCGAGCATGAGCTTTTCGTACCACATCACATCTTGTGGGGTTACAGGTTACGATAGAAAAAAGCCTGTAGTATTACACAACGGTGTGGAAGCTGTTCTGGGATGCTGTGTCAGAGTGTAAACTAACGTAGTGACTTGGTCCTGCTCTTTGTAGGAGTTAGGGAAGTTTACACACCGGCCCGGACTCATTATTCAAGGCAGCATCATGTCCGCCAAACAGAGTGGCTAGTCCTCTTCCCAAAAGCCTTtcattaaaagtaaaacaaactgtttgaaCTTACGAGCTTGTATTATTGTTAGCGATACAGCATAAATCTAACTTCTGGATTGTATAAGTATGTAAGATaagcagccacacacaaacacacacatttataataCAAGGCCAACCCTGTTCCTTTATTTCCATGTCCTCTTTATCATCGGGTGaggtc of Chelmon rostratus isolate fCheRos1 chromosome 17, fCheRos1.pri, whole genome shotgun sequence contains these proteins:
- the LOC121620634 gene encoding choline transporter-like protein 2 isoform X3; translation: MPEEGEYYGKHGEPRKYDPTFKGPIQNRGCTDIVCCILFIIAILGYIAVGILAWSQGDPRKVIYPTDSRGQFCGQAGTPLENKRLLFYFNIMKCASPMVLLEFQCPTTQMCVDKCPEKFMTLLKAYSNKNDFDYYKQFCKEGVTNTMGVTEILRLGLCPAMLTPSKPFTRRCFPALGQKGGVITVGNNSHFDDGSGNMRDAKDLVDGVKNATVVIEARQVVMKIFEDYTQSWYWILIGLVIAMVTSLLFIILLRFLAGIMVWVMIVLVILVIGYGIFHCYMEYAALKGEAGADVTLQELGFQTDFSVYLQIRQTWLAFMIILAIVEVIIILLLIFLRKRILIAVALIKEASRAIGHVMSSLFYPLFTFLLLAMVIAYWAVTAVFLSTSNEPIYKVFNETECEHSRATCDPANYTTSPMKAKCPDSECLFAFYGGETIYHKYLIGLQFYNVFLFFWCANFVTALGQMTLAGAFASYYWAFVKPDDMPAFPVFSALGRSLRYHTGTLAFGSLILSIIQIIRVLLEYLDHKLKGAKNKCTKFLLCCLKCCFWCLEKFIKFLNRNAYIMVAIYGKNFCTSARDAFLLLMRNMIRVAVLDKVTDFLLFLGKLLIVGLVGIFAFFFFSGRVKAFENTAPNLHYYWVPILTVVIGSYLIAHGFFSVYAMCVDTLFLCFCEDLERNDGSAARPYYMSSTLHEILWKNKAEDPSLSSAQQQDDEDVQLKQQQAQEEDAT
- the LOC121620634 gene encoding choline transporter-like protein 2 isoform X2, whose translation is MELEEKPKYGEPRKYDPTFKGPIQNRGCTDIVCCILFIIAILGYIAVGILAWSQGDPRKVIYPTDSRGQFCGQAGTPLENKRLLFYFNIMKCASPMVLLEFQCPTTQMCVDKCPEKFMTLLKAYSNKNDFDYYKQFCKEGVTNTMGVTEILRLGLCPAMLTPSKPFTRRCFPALGQKGGVITVGNNSHFDDGSGNMRDAKDLVDGVKNATVVIEARQVVMKIFEDYTQSWYWILIGLVIAMVTSLLFIILLRFLAGIMVWVMIVLVILVIGYGIFHCYMEYAALKGEAGADVTLQELGFQTDFSVYLQIRQTWLAFMIILAIVEVIIILLLIFLRKRILIAVALIKEASRAIGHVMSSLFYPLFTFLLLAMVIAYWAVTAVFLSTSNEPIYKVFNETECEHSRATCDPANYTTSPMKAKCPDSECLFAFYGGETIYHKYLIGLQFYNVFLFFWCANFVTALGQMTLAGAFASYYWAFVKPDDMPAFPVFSALGRSLRYHTGTLAFGSLILSIIQIIRVLLEYLDHKLKGAKNKCTKFLLCCLKCCFWCLEKFIKFLNRNAYIMVAIYGKNFCTSARDAFLLLMRNMIRVAVLDKVTDFLLFLGKLLIVGLVGIFAFFFFSGRVKAFENTAPNLHYYWVPILTVVIGSYLIAHGFFSVYAMCVDTLFLCFLEDLERNDGSAERPYLMPESLRKVLNKKNKTQPAE
- the LOC121620634 gene encoding choline transporter-like protein 2 isoform X1; translation: MPEEGEYYGKHGEPRKYDPTFKGPIQNRGCTDIVCCILFIIAILGYIAVGILAWSQGDPRKVIYPTDSRGQFCGQAGTPLENKRLLFYFNIMKCASPMVLLEFQCPTTQMCVDKCPEKFMTLLKAYSNKNDFDYYKQFCKEGVTNTMGVTEILRLGLCPAMLTPSKPFTRRCFPALGQKGGVITVGNNSHFDDGSGNMRDAKDLVDGVKNATVVIEARQVVMKIFEDYTQSWYWILIGLVIAMVTSLLFIILLRFLAGIMVWVMIVLVILVIGYGIFHCYMEYAALKGEAGADVTLQELGFQTDFSVYLQIRQTWLAFMIILAIVEVIIILLLIFLRKRILIAVALIKEASRAIGHVMSSLFYPLFTFLLLAMVIAYWAVTAVFLSTSNEPIYKVFNETECEHSRATCDPANYTTSPMKAKCPDSECLFAFYGGETIYHKYLIGLQFYNVFLFFWCANFVTALGQMTLAGAFASYYWAFVKPDDMPAFPVFSALGRSLRYHTGTLAFGSLILSIIQIIRVLLEYLDHKLKGAKNKCTKFLLCCLKCCFWCLEKFIKFLNRNAYIMVAIYGKNFCTSARDAFLLLMRNMIRVAVLDKVTDFLLFLGKLLIVGLVGIFAFFFFSGRVKAFENTAPNLHYYWVPILTVVIGSYLIAHGFFSVYAMCVDTLFLCFLEDLERNDGSAERPYLMPESLRKVLNKKNKTQPAE